The Candidatus Saganbacteria bacterium genomic sequence CACAAAATAATACAACCTCGCCAATAATCCTCATTTTTGCAAGTAATATTTGAAATTTCACTCGCAACGGTTTATAATTAACAAATATTATAATGAAACCTTTAGAGAAGCTATCATTTTTTGAAAAAATCAAAAGGACCTTTATCGGAGAAGCCAGAAATCCCATCGACCAAGCAACTATGCACAATATCTCATTGGTCGCTTTTTTTGCCTGGGTAGGGCTTGGAGCGGACGGATTGTCATCTTCCTGTTACGGCCCTGAAGAAATATTTTTAGCTTTAGGGTCGCATCATTATTTGGGTCTGATCGTTGCTTTGGCGTCTGCCGCTACAATTATTATAATCAGCGCGAGCTATTCCCAAATAATCGAGCTTTTCCCAAATGGCGGCGGCGCGTATTTTGTCGCAAGCAAGCTTTTGTCGCCAAAAATTGGGATGATCGCCGGAAGCGCTTTGCTTATCGACTATATTCTAACAATTACAATATCTGTCGCTAGCGGAGCCGATGCGTTTTTTAGCTTTTTACCGCCAAACTTTATCATCTTTAAGCTTGGTTTTGCAGTCTTAATTTTACTTGTCCTAATTATCTTGAATTTAAGGGGAGTCAAAGAATCTGTTGCCATATTAATGCCAATATTCTTGACTTTTGTCGTAACGCACGCGCTGGTCATTATTTACGCTTTAACAACGCATCTTTCGAATTTTTCGCAAGTTGTCTCCTCAACAAGATCCGATATTGGAAGTTCTGTCTCCGAGCTTGGGATATTCGGCGTGCTTTTCCTTCTTATGCGGGCATACAGTATGGGAGCAGGTACTTATACCGGTATTGAAGCCGTAAGCAACGGCCTTCCGATCCTTCGCGAACCACGAGTAAAGACCGGGAAAGCCACAATGCGATATATGTATATTTCCTTGTCGGCGATCGTATTGGGACTAATGTTTGCTTACACTTTATATCGGGTAGAACCCCAATTCGGCAAGACATTGAACGCCGTATTATTTGAAAAAGTAACGACCGGATTTGGACTTCCCGGCGTGGTATTTGTCCTATTAGCTTTAATTTCCGAAGCCGCCATACTTTTTGTTGCGGCGCAAACAGGTTTCTTGGACGGGCCGAGAGTTATAGCAAATATGGCGGCAGACAGGTGGGTTCCTAAAAGATTCGCTCTTCTTTCGGATAGGCTTGTCACGATGAACGGTGTTTTGATCTTGGGTGTCGCGTCAACTTTGGTTTTAGTCTTGACCCGAGGATCGGTCCGTTTCCTCGTTGTTTTATACAGTATTAATGTGTTCATAACTTTCTGCTTGTCACAAGCCGGAATGGTCAGGCATTGGTGGGAAGAAAAGTCA encodes the following:
- a CDS encoding APC family permease → MKPLEKLSFFEKIKRTFIGEARNPIDQATMHNISLVAFFAWVGLGADGLSSSCYGPEEIFLALGSHHYLGLIVALASAATIIIISASYSQIIELFPNGGGAYFVASKLLSPKIGMIAGSALLIDYILTITISVASGADAFFSFLPPNFIIFKLGFAVLILLVLIILNLRGVKESVAILMPIFLTFVVTHALVIIYALTTHLSNFSQVVSSTRSDIGSSVSELGIFGVLFLLMRAYSMGAGTYTGIEAVSNGLPILREPRVKTGKATMRYMYISLSAIVLGLMFAYTLYRVEPQFGKTLNAVLFEKVTTGFGLPGVVFVLLALISEAAILFVAAQTGFLDGPRVIANMAADRWVPKRFALLSDRLVTMNGVLILGVASTLVLVLTRGSVRFLVVLYSINVFITFCLSQAGMVRHWWEEKSNGGQWLSKIMINGIGLMLTTFILVMMIVMKFDEGGWITLAITGTLIVFMIIVKRIYVMTDKQVRQLDSIVNLVESTQLIPQITPCSDTVCKYDPNDRTAVILVKDFTGVGIKTIFSIFRSFGNTFKNFIFVQVGLIDAGAFSSHEDMEKVKNKVEKEVHRYIDLMKKYGYHAEGFGLFGTDTVEEISNVSAQILKRYPNATFFGGQIVFPNNAFVSKILHNYTLFSMQERLYKDGVPLFILPIELTAQVRD